The following proteins are co-located in the Ascochyta rabiei chromosome 8, complete sequence genome:
- a CDS encoding ccr4 associated factor, translated as MAAPSTSVVTRFPAYVCTSCRSSRGAWQSARFVAVRTICTLPSSRSRRAPQRALQPSRPYPQISRPLAVGRASLPRVRSACSYSTTNDASQPTKSGITPLSHRRLLFLSGPDTVKFLQGLITNNVHAHRDQPFFAAFLDSRGRVLWDVFVWVYPELLANEDHWSCYVEVDASEIEALRKHLKRHKLRSKVSIELVPEEELGVWAAWGQAYNSVNAQAVIADMCDPRGDMSTLWRILAKPDSSLISGGSEIQDIQQYHLQRYKQGIAEGPHEIARESALPMEVNIDLAQGIDFKKGCYVGQELTIRTKHTGVVRKRLLPVQLDFSGIPLSSSLQLESGADIKQLDETGAIKKGRATGKFVTCIGNIGLALCRLEMMTPMSVSAEGGSYRDGMEFGVTVRESEHVVKVKPLLHPWFVDKEQQLWAKSKSKSMAEQHLE; from the coding sequence ATGGCGGCACCATCGACCTCAGTAGTTACACGGTTTCCTGCATACGTCTGCACCTCGTGCCGGAGCAGCCGTGGCGCCTGGCAGAGCGCGCGCTTCGTCGCAGTCCGTACAATCTGCACCCTACCATCCTCAAGGTCCCGCCGTGCGCCGCAACGAGCACTGCAGCCATCGCGACCATATCCTCAAATATCGAGGCCATTAGCCGTAGGGCGTGCGTCTCTTCCTCGGGTCAGGAGTGCCTGTTCCTACTCGACCACGAACGATGCGTCGCAACCTACAAAATCAGGCATCACACCTCTTTCGCATCgccgcctcctcttcctctctgGCCCCGATACAGTCAAGTTCCTCCAAGGCTTGATCACGAACAATGTCCATGCGCACCGCGATCAGCCGTTCTTCGCTGCTTTTCTCGATTCCAGAGGTCGCGTGCTATGGGACGTTTTTGTATGGGTGTATCCGGAGCTGCTGGCAAATGAGGACCATTGGAGTTGTTACGTTGAAGTCGATGCATCGGAGATTGAAGCGCTAAGAAAGCACTTGAAGCGGCACAAACTTAGAAGCAAGGTTAGCATTGAGCTCGTACCCGAAGAAGAGCTAGGTGTATGGGCGGCGTGGGGCCAAGCATATAACAGCGTCAACGCGCAGGCAGTCATAGCAGATATGTGTGATCCACGCGGGGACATGTCGACTCTCTGGAGGATTCTAGCAAAGCCCGACAGCAGTCTTATCAGTGGTGGATCAGAGATACAAGACATACAGCAGTACCACTTGCAGCGTTACAAGCAAGGCATTGCCGAAGGACCGCATGAGATCGCAAGAGAAAGCGCTTTGCCGATGGAGGTCAATATCGATCTGGCACAGGGTATAGACTTCAAGAAAGGTTGCTATGTCGGTCAGGAACTTACTATCCGAACAAAACACACCGGCGTGGTTCGAAAGCGGCTCTTGCCTGTGCAGCTCGATTTTTCTGGCATTCCTCTATCTTCATCACTGCAACTGGAATCCGGGGCCGATATTAAGCAGCTCGATGAAACGGGTGCAATCAAAAAGGGTCGCGCGACCGGCAAGTTCGTTACTTGCATCGGCAACATTGGTCTCGCGCTATGCCGGTTGGAAATGATGACACCTATGAGCGTGAGTGCTGAAGGTGGAAGCTACAGAGATGGTATGGAATTTGGTGTGACAGTTCGCGAGAGCGAGCATGTAGTAAAGGTCAAACCGTTGCTGCATCCTTGGTTTGTGGATAAGGAGCAACAATTATGGGCCAAGAGCAAATCTAAGAGCATGGCAGAACAACACCTTGAGTAG
- a CDS encoding Membrane protein ptm1 produces MKPQWLHSTGLLLLSALTAVTAIDVTLTRDDAQKCSGMYSKKSWGGKVDPFILIKFLKKGDQNQEIEDPTVGVVVWEWKDSLLLGKPSVMPVDDRSYICNDDAIDAKLCNGTHKGEWILADDAESASNMYIRTAAVHLNDPKPINYPVASGERKLAIKTGYYCVATAAYTKDVEYEAIVTFRNAYGELPAAQIAKLPFYGGITIVYFVVLLFWGFLYYQNRHDILAVQNYITAILVFLVVEMLMTWGFYDYQNRHGNNIGTKVLMVVVAVLNAFRNSFSFFLLLIVCMGYGVVKPSLGKTMTIVRWLAVAHFVFGVIYAVASLTVRPDDAGPLVLLVILPLSATLTAFYIWTLNSLNLTMKDLMERKQHVKATMYKRLWWCILTSIVVIFGFFFINSFTFAGASTPDFAPTHWQTRWFVLDGWLNLVYLADVCFVAYMWRPTANNRRFAMSDEIAQDDEGFEIASIRDSLDEEDGPSDHPPSYDPVRRQRNAARDVSPLPAPQPQKPIHPPRESLDGDTIFAVGEDDKWSDDEDDLEPASPKGSDDEHARLTSHASQSRKDD; encoded by the exons ATGAAGCCGCAATGGCTGCACAGTACAGGGCTGCTGTTACTGTCTGCCCTAACAGCGGTCACAGCAATCGATGTAACCCTTACTCGCGACGACGCGCAGAAATGTTCGGGCATGTACAGCAAGAAGTCGTGGGGTGGAAAGGTCGACCCGTTCATACTTATCAAGTTCCTCAAGAAGGGAGATCAGAACCAGGAGATCGAGGATCCCACCGTGGGCGTAGTCGTCTGGGAATGGAAAGACTCGCTACTGCTAGGCAAGCCATCTGTGATGCCTGTTGACGAC CGTTCATACATCTGCAATGACGACGCCATCGACGCGAAGCTGTGCAACGGAACTCATAAGGGTGAGTGGATCTTGGCCGACGACGCCGAGTCCGCATCCAACATGTACATCCGGACTGCTGCCGTCCACCTGAACGATCCTAAGCCGATCAACTACCCAGTCGCCAGTGGGGAGCGGAAGTTGGCGATCAAGACTGGCTACTACTGTGTCGCCACAGCTGCCTACACCAAAGACGTCGAGTACGAAGCTATCGTCACGTTCCGCAACGCTTATGGCGAGCTCCCAGCGGCGCAAATCGCAAAGCTCCCCTTCTACGGCGGCATCACCATTGTATACTTTGTTGTACTTCTCTTCTGGGGCTTCCTATACTACCAAAACAGACACGACATCCTGGCTGTGCAGAACTACATCACAGCCATTCTTGTCTTCCTCGTAGTAGAGATGCTCATGACCTGGGGCTTCTATGACTACCAGAACCGCCATGGCAACAACATTGGCACCAAGGTGCTCATGGTCGTTGTTGCTGTACTGAACGCTTTCCGCAACTCGTTCTCTTTCTTCCTGCTCCTCATCGTATGCATGGGCTACGGTGTCGTCAAGCCTTCCCTTGGCAAGACCATGACTATCGTCCGCTGGCTGGCCGTCGCTCACTTTGTATTCGGTGTCATCTATGCTGTCGCATCGCTCACCGTTCGCCCCGATGATGCAGGACCACTTGTTCTGCTTGTCATTCTGCCTCTATCCGCCACATTGACCGCTTTTTACATTTGGACCTTGAACTCTCTCAATCTCACCATGAAGGATCTTATGGAGCGCAAGCAACACGTCAAAGCTACTATGTACAAGAGACTTTGGTGGTGTATTTTGACCAGTATTGTCGTTATTTTTGGTTTCTTCTTTATCAATAGCTTTACCTTCGCCGGCGCCTCAACTCCGGACTTTGCGCCGACACATTGGCAGACCAGATGGTTCGTGTTGGATGGCTGGCTCAACCTGGTGTACCTGGCAGATGTCTGCTTTGTTGCGTACATGTGGAGACCCACAGCCAATAACAGGAGGTTCGCCATGAGTGATGAG ATTGCGCAAGACGACGAAGGCTTCGAGATTGCCTCAATTCGCGACTCACTCGACGAGGAAGATGGGCCCTCAGACCATCCTCCATCGTATGATCCAGTGCGACGACAGCGTAACGCAGCCCGCGACGTTTCGCCATTACCTGCTCCCCAACCACAGAAGCCTATTCATCCGCCCAGAGAATCTCTTGACGGTGACACCATCTTTGCGGTGGGTGAAGATGACAAGTGGAGTGATGATGAGGATGATCTAGAGCCAGCAAGCCCGAAAGGCAGTGATGATGAACATGCACGACTGACAAGTCACGCGAGTCAAAGTCGGAAGGATGATTAG